In the genome of Coregonus clupeaformis isolate EN_2021a unplaced genomic scaffold, ASM2061545v1 scaf1916, whole genome shotgun sequence, the window GTTTAATCCATGTTTCACTTTGTTATCTTAATAGCAGCCTGGTCAGCCCTTTTAAGCTGCAGCAAGAGACAAAAAGAGGATAAAAAGCTATTTTCCCTTTCAGGCTGATGGGGATTTAAACCAACAAGACAACATATggacaaagatggtggataatgAAGATGTCTCATAAAGACAGTTTTATAACAGCTGGCTCTGGTCTACTTATTCCCCCAAGCCCCCCGCTCTGTCTCGCTTTCTCTTCCGTCTCTGATATGGATATCTGCCAATATTACCCAAGGGTTCACAAGGAGAGCCTCTACTTCCTGTTAAtaccatagagatgtatagagatccaTGCAAAAATGGGTTATTTCCAAGTAGTGATGTATAGAGATCACTACTTGGAAATAACCAATTtttgcatggacattgccattgaggtcttccaccattttaaagtattcAACTGGGTGGGGATCAGCCAATGGGAGAATCTGAATTGcatccctcccctctgaccttctcctccaatgggtttagagaaggaggcgaggagagaggaagcgaggagtatgcaattgagattctcccaatgATCAGAGCATTCTCTTCTTCAAATTGGTTTGCCTAGTTTGTAAAGGGCTTTTAAGCTATatcactgccatctagtggccacaatAAATGAATGACACAAGATTTGGTTCAAGACTCCAACACTGCAGCACTTTTTTTAAACATCAAAAGAAGAAAATGTacaactttaaaatggagatagcctcaatggcgctgcttATGCTGTCACTGACGCCATAATGACACAACGTTgcgatctctatacatctctatggtgAATACACAGTCTCTCGTCGCCCCCTCCTGGAACCCCAGGCATACTGCAGTCATCTGTTTACCACAGAGAGCAGGAGAGGTTAGAGTTGGGAGTCGGCTCCCCCAAGGCTGTTCATTTCGTCAGGCGCATACTTCTCCCCTGACTGTCCGGCCTCATGGCGGAAGCCGGCGGAGATCTCGTCGAACGACTGTCCCTTGGTTTCTGGCACCTTGAAATAAGTGAAGATGAAGAAGCCCAGCAGCAGCAAGGTGAAGATGATGAAGACGTAGGGGCCACACAGTTGCTACAGAGAAGATAGAAAAGTAACATTATTTTCAAATGTTTCAATTCATAAAGTCATaagtgcctaagaacagcccttagccatggcatattggccatataccacatctcctcgggccttattgcttaaatataccatcGCTAAGagctgttcttaggcacaacgctaagtcatataccacaaaccccagagatgcgttattgctattataaactggttaccaacataaacccgtggtatattgtctgatatacacacagctgaaatgctgtttcagcctatcagcatccaggacccaaactacaAAGTTTATAATAATTAATATACATATGTAACAGAGCCATCAAGGCAGTAACCCAGAAATCTGTGAGGTTTTTTTTCTGTCTCCTTGCCTCAACGTATTGGAAGGTCATGCCCACTATGAAGTTCGCCGACCAGTTGGAGAATCCAGCCACAGCAAAGGCAGAGGGCCGAGGACCTTGGCTGAAGAGCTCAGCCACAATGAACCAGGGGATGGGGCCCGGGCCGATCTCAAAGAAGGCCACAAAGCTGAAGATGGCTATGATGCTGACGTAGGACATCCACGGCAGCTGGTCCTGAGGAAAAACATGGGGGAACATCAGTGGAGGAAGCTGGCTGAGGTAGTCATGTACATAAAATATGATATATACAAATCCAGTGATTTTTTTGAATGTTTTTTTATTGCGCCATTATACATACCAGCAGTGCCATGGCTACTGTCATCAGGACAGCTGAGAATGCCATCCCCAGTAACCCAGTGAGGTGAAGGGATCTTCGCCCAGCACGCTCCACAACGAATAgctaaataaagagagagaggaagaggagaagaatgGTGGTGTTAGTGGGGTTTGTGGAGTGGATACATTTCCAAGACACATTTCTGTTGTTACAGTCAGATGGACAACACATATATCTCCTTATCTATTCTAATGGAAACAATAatcatatttaatcaatttcagtcCCACCATAAAATCTTCACACATTGTTGAGATGCTCATATGATCACTGGGACTGGGCTCCTATTTATGGATGTTGTACAGTGTTTATCAGACTTACAGACACAACAGTGAAGGCTGTATTGACCACTCCAGCACCAATCGTAGCGTAGACTGGCTGAGAGACCCCCGCCTTCTCAAAGATCCTGGTGGAGTAGTAGAAAACCTGCACAAAAAGGTAATAATTGAGTGGATCATATagtttgaagtgtgtgtgtgcatgagttagcatgtgtgtgtatttgcatgtcagtgtgtgtctcCCAGAGTGTCCCACACTCACAGCGTTGATGCCAGACAGCTGCTGGGAGAGCTGGAGCATGATGGCGATGAAGATGGGCTGGCGGTAGAGTGGCGAGCGGAACAGCTCCAGGATGGTCACCTTCTTCTCCCTCATCATCTGCCTGGCCTCCTCCTTCATCTCCTGCATGTCGGCGCCCACCTCCTCAGTGCCTCGCAGCTTCTCCAACACTGCAGGGAAATACTCAGGACTCAGCTCCATTCCctcctcctggagagctactggaggTGCAGCCTTTTGTTCCTGCCTTACTCTAACACACCAGAATCTATTAATAAGCTTCTGGTCAGGACCATGATAAGTTGAATggtgtgttagagcagggctggaacaaaagctttCCATGGGAATAGGGTGTAAGGATGTAGCAGTAGCTGGTCGGAGGCTCACCTTCTCTGGCCTTGAGCTCCTCGTTGCGGTTGATTAGGAGGAAGCGGGGGCTCTCGGGGCAGAAGGGCAACAGGATACACTGCAGCACGGCTGGGATGAATGTGAAGCCCAGCAGGAAGGGCCACAGAGTGGAGTTCCCCATGATCGACTCGATCCCAAACACCTGTAAGAAACAAAACGACACTAATTATGCCGTCAATGAAAGATAAACTACCATGGAAATACACTGTGGTAAGGTTGTGAGGTTACTTGAGCACTGTATGTTGGTGGAAAGAGCATATTTGTCAAGATGATTGTGCTGTATCACTAGCTTTAAAAAATAAAGTCACCCGACGGACAGTGCCTACCTGTGCCATGAGGATGCCAAGGACGATGCCCAGCTGGTGCAGAGTGCCCAGCGCCCCGCGGAGCGAGGTGGGCGCAATCTCCCCCACGTACATGGGCACGAAGCCAGTGGACAGGCCGGAGTAGAGCCCCACGATGAAGCGCCCGATGATCAGCATCTCCCACGACGCCGCCAGCTTGGAGAAGCCCATGAACCCGGCGGCGATAAACGCCAGCACGTTGGCGATGAGCATCGAGTTTCTCCTGCAAATCATTCACAGAGAGGTCTTCTTCACTTCCTAAAGGCACAAAAATGCTATACTGTTGTTGAGGTGCACAGGACAGCACAACGAACCGAAATAACCCATGATTACCACCAGTGGCGACACGTCATTCAggcagagtgtgcaaagctgtcatcaaggcaaagggtggctatttgaagaatctcaaatatatttggatttgtttaacacttttttggttactatgtgattccatatgtgttatttcatagttttgatgtcttcactattattctacaatgtaaaacatagtaaaaattaagaaaaacccttggaatgagtaggtgtgttcaaacttttgactggtagtgtatatatatatatatatatatatacagtgagggaaaaaagtatttgatcccctgctgattttgtacgtttgcccactgacaaacacatgatcagtatataattttaatggtaggttcatttgaacagtgagagacagaataacaacaaaaacattcagaaaaacgcatgtcaaaaatgttataaattgatttgcattttaatgtgggaaataagtatttgacccctctgcaaaacatgacttagtacttggtggcaaaacccttgttggcaatcacagaggtcagacgtttcttgtagttggccaccaggtttgcacacatctcaggagggattttgtcccactcctctttgcagatcttctccaagtcattaaggtttcgaggctgacgtttggcaactcgaaccttcagctccctccacagattttctatgggattaaggtctggagactggctaggccactccaagaccttaatgtgcttattcttgagccactcctttgttgccttggctgtgtgttttgggtcattgtcatgctggaatacccatccacaacccatttttcaatgccctggctgagggaaggaggttctcacccaagatttgacggtacatggccccgtccatcgtccctttgatgcggtgcatttgtcctgtccccttagcagaaaaacacccccaaagcataatgtttccacctccatgtttgacggtggggatggtgttcttggcgtcataggcagcattcctcctcctccaaacacagcgagttgagttgatgccaaagagctccattttggtgtcatctgaccacaacactttcacccagttctactctgaatcattcagatgttcattggcaaacttcagatgggcctgtatatgtgctttcttgagcagggggaccttgcgggcactgcaggatttcagtccttcacggcgtagtgtgttaccaattgttttcttggtgactatggtcccagctgccttgagatcattgagatcctcccgtgtagttctgggctgattcctcaccgttctcatgatcattgcaactccacgaggtgagatcttgcatggagccccaggccgagggagattgacagttattttgtgtttcttccatttgcgaataatcgcaccaactgttgtcaccttctcaccaagctgcttggcgatggtcttgtagcccattccagccttgtgtaggtctacaatcttgtccctgacatccttggagctctttggtcttggccatggtggagagtttggaatctgattgattgcttctgtggacaggtgtcttttatacaggtaaaaagctgagattaggagcactccctttaagagtgtgctcctaatctcagctcgttacctgtattaaagacacctgggagccagaaatctttctgattgagagggggtcaaatacttatttccctcattaaaatgcaaatcaatttataacatttttgacatgcgtttttctggattttgttgttgttattctgtctctcactgttcaaataaacctaccataaaaattatagactgatcatttctatgtcagtgggcaaatgtacaaaatcagcaggagatcaaatacttttccctcactatatatatatatatatatatatatatatattattattatttttgcctgttttgcatgttattattttggcattaattcgtgtcacatatcagtttgcaaacaatgtaaaaaattaatcATTTAGTTattaaagccgcatacaaacatggcattttttttgctttcttgagtaaggcagctccaaaatgcaggtgttttcTGTGGTGGTgaggcagccagcggaaaatatggagcgtaggggttggtaatgttctctagttgcgccgtgattggctcagtgttctgtcagtcatggggacactacgtcaccgcaatatctacaggtagagctaaaaaattcaagccccttgggtgctgtaatagacttacattagaagtgccaacccaagaaggctcaaggtcattggccacagataaaatgacgtcaaatcacgttacagtgggggaaaaaagtatttagtcagccaccaattgtgcaagttctcccacttaaaaagatgagagaggcctgtaattttcgtcataggtacacgtcaactatgacagacaaattgagaaaaaattatggtggaaaataagtatttggtcacctacaaacaagcaagatttctggctctcacagacctgtaacttcttctttaagaggctcctctgtcctccactcgttacctgtattaatggcacctgtttgaacttgttatcagtataaaagacacctgtccacaacctcaaacagtcacactccaaactccactatggccaagaccaaagagctgtcaaaggacaccagaaacaacattgtagacctgcaccaggctgggaagactgaatctgcaataggtaagcagcttggtttgaagaaatcaactgtggaagcaattattaggaaatggaagacatacaagaccactgataatctccctcgatctggggctccacgcaagatctcaccccgtggggtcaaaatgatcacaagaacggtgagcaaaaatcccagaaccacacggggggacctagtgaatgacctgcagagagctgggaccaaagtaacaaagcctaccatcagtaacacactacgccgccagggactcaaatcctgcagtgccagtacatgtccaggcccgtctgaagtttgctagagtgcatttggatgatccagaagaggattgggagaatgtcatatggtcagatgacaccaaaatagaactttttggtaaaaactcaactcgtcgtgtttggaggacaaagaatgctgagttgcatccaaagaacaccatacctactgtgaagcatgggggtggaaacatcatgctttggggctgtttttctgcaaagggaccagtacgactgatccgtgtaaaggaaagaatgaatggggccatgtatcctgagattttgagtgaaaacctccttccatcagcaagggcattgaagatgaaacgtggctggctctttcagcatgataatgatcccaaacacaccgcccgggcaacgaaggagtggcttcgtaagaagcatttcaaggtcctggagtggcctagccagtctccagatctcaaccccatagaaaatctttggagggagttgaaagtccgtgttgcccagcgacagccccaaaacatcactgctctagaggagatctgcatggaggaatgggccaaaataccagcagcagtgtgtgaaaaccttgtaaagacttacagaaaacgtttgacctgtgtcattgccaacaaagggtatataacaaagtattgagaaacttttgttattgaccaaatacttattttccaccataatttgcaaatcaattcattaaaaatcctacaatgtgattttcaggatttttttcttctcattttgtctgtcatagttgacgtgtacctatgatgaaaattacaggcctctctcatctttttaagtgggagaacttgcacaattggtggctgactaaatacttttttcccccactgtatatctacagtagcttttattggactgatcatgtcaacatcatacgttaaacatcttagctagcaagctagcagtcatcatcatgaatcaagtagacaatctactggcaaatccttttcaatccttgtcatatgaagataaaatatagataaaacgtattggtgctcatcagccattggacataaacattacacaacaagttggaaatcacaaattcaacaagGAGTGCTAAGGCGCCACTGCagccctgggttcgatcccaggctgtgtcacagctggctgtgaccgggagacccatgaggcggcgcacaattggcccagcgtcgtccaggttaggggagggtttggccggccgggatgtctttgtctcatcgtgctctagagactccttgtggcgggccaggcttCTGCAAGCTGAATTTGATCGTCAGGTCGaatgtttcctccaacacattggtgcggctggcttccgggttaagcgagcagtgtgtcaagaagcagtgcgacttggctctcgaccttcgccgagtcggtaggggagttgcagcgatgtgacaagatcgtaactaccaattggatatcacgaaaaagggggtaacgccatgggccagaaaagtttgaaaacattggccatgctgtcaatacaGCATCACTTCtgctgcattcaaaacaactggaaacttggaactgggaaatctcagacttcagtgggttcaagacaactgggaactagctctatctttggtctctttgttgcctctctgattaatgccctccttgcctggtccgtgagttttggtgggcggccctctcttggcaggtttgttgtggccatatttaaaaaaaattctaatggatttaatggtgctccgtgggatgttcaaagtttctgatatatatataacccaaccctgatctgtacttctccacaactttgtccctgacctgtttggagagctccttggtcttcgtggtgccgcttgcttggtggtgccccttgcttagtggtgttgcagactctggggcctttcagaacaggtgtatatatactgagatcatgtgacagatcatgtgacacttggattgcacacaggtggactttatttaactaattatgtgacttctgaaggtaattggttgcaccagatcttatttaggggcttcagagcaaagggggtgaatacatatgcacgcaccacttttccgttatttattttgtataattcttttaaacaagtaatttttttcatttcacttcaccaatttgaactattttgtgcatgtccattacatgaaatccaaataaaattaaatttaaattacaggttgtaatgcaataaaataggaaaaaacgcctagggggatgaatacttttgcaaggcactttttagagaaatgtcatcatctaatattgtaagagctttcattgtctgctaatatgccccctttatttatcctacggttctgactggTACAGGGATAATACTGTAAGAAGGGCCCATGTTCTggattctgtcgctgtacatttcaaaagggctgaacaaatagttatattgactacgtccgtcctagctcgctcattaatgtcttaatcgaaattatggattgcctcttatccgctcgtcttccccttatgccatagtttgtacatctcaattgtcagtagaaaccacatttgtttaagcaagccAGTGATtccagctatgttttttttaaaggcagtaaatgaggctgaattaactgtttcgctgccagacaaggctccgctgatagccagttgtagcagtggtaagatgttgggactgctgttgggactctgctgttgtgacagcattatgtaggccctaacagtttgtgggcaccatttgtcaccattatagcgcaattaatgtattgtttagtgttgtgtagtgtctTTGCTGGCTTGCATCAAAAACATAAtatttgagtttgccccaccaagattgacatgctaaactCGCCACTGATTACCACACCCTTTTAATGTGAATACCAGCCTAAAATACATTAACACTGCAGTTTTACCTGCCCAGGCGGTTGACGAACAGGCCCACGGAGAAGGAGCCGAAAATGCCCCCGACAGAGAAGATGGCTACGGAGATGGACCACAGGGTGGTCAGGGATGTCGTAGGGATGGGCTCAGAGTACCTGCTGTTCCACGTGTCATTCAAGAAGCCTTCGATGATCTACGGTACAATACAACATAACACATGAAGAACATATATTAACTATAGTCATCATTGAAGGTTGATGGAGACGTTAAATAATATAattatcatacatacatacagtcacAATTCACTTCATAGTAAATTACCAACTATACAGTGAAATTATAGATATTGcacagaactaaaatcttgcataATTGAGTCGGATGCTTGTTTAAATTCTAGGGGCAGACGTGTTATAAAAGATACCAGAACGAGGAGCGGAAGTAGGGCGGTAGCTCCACTCctctctttgcaagttacgggcaagtatgggccaaatgtcccctccccttccgcAATTGGAACGATGTGAACATCTGtgaaatcgtgatttgtccaaataatcAGTGACGAAACATCAGAGCACCGGAGATTCAGGAAGCAAGATAGTTCATTACAGGACTTCATGTTGACAAACAAAAGTCAGGGTGCCGTTGATATACGCATGAGTCAGGCAGAGTTTATTGCCCTCCAAAGAATATGCCCTGGGTCTCTGACTATGTAATACTCAGCTCACTGGGcagaaactggttgaatcaaagatgtttccacatcatttcaacaaaaaaagtaaatgtgatgacgttgaatcaacgtggaaaactgattggatttgaaaaaagtcatcaacgtaagggaatttcgtattcttttcacccaactttgaaactaaatccaatgacatggtgacatttttcgTTAAGTGGGTTAAAACCTTCCTAGAAGTCACAAAGGGTGCACGGaaggacatgtcaaaatgctgaatgaGATTTATagaattttccatgtggtctatattaaagggcacttcatttaatataacaggcttttaaaattcaatattggtgcacaatttctact includes:
- the LOC121545522 gene encoding solute carrier family 2, facilitated glucose transporter member 1-like, which encodes MEGEGKGLTLKLMMAVGTAVIGSLQFGYNTGVINAPQKIIEGFLNDTWNSRYSEPIPTTSLTTLWSISVAIFSVGGIFGSFSVGLFVNRLGRRNSMLIANVLAFIAAGFMGFSKLAASWEMLIIGRFIVGLYSGLSTGFVPMYVGEIAPTSLRGALGTLHQLGIVLGILMAQVFGIESIMGNSTLWPFLLGFTFIPAVLQCILLPFCPESPRFLLINRNEELKAREVLEKLRGTEEVGADMQEMKEEARQMMREKKVTILELFRSPLYRQPIFIAIMLQLSQQLSGINAVFYYSTRIFEKAGVSQPVYATIGAGVVNTAFTVVSLFVVERAGRRSLHLTGLLGMAFSAVLMTVAMALLDQLPWMSYVSIIAIFSFVAFFEIGPGPIPWFIVAELFSQGPRPSAFAVAGFSNWSANFIVGMTFQYVEQLCGPYVFIIFTLLLLGFFIFTYFKVPETKGQSFDEISAGFRHEAGQSGEKYAPDEMNSLGGADSQL